A region of Roseofilum capinflatum BLCC-M114 DNA encodes the following proteins:
- a CDS encoding WD40 repeat domain-containing protein — protein WNLPRGELEQTFSGHSSYVNAVAVTPDGERVISGSWDKTLKLWNLPRGELEQTFSGHSSYVNAVAVTPDGERVISGSWDKTLKLWNLHSGQVIANFSGDGSIRCCALSPDGQTIIAGESSGRIHFLRPVGLEPNP, from the coding sequence TGTGGAATTTGCCCAGGGGGGAATTAGAACAAACCTTCTCCGGTCATAGCTCCTATGTTAATGCCGTAGCGGTGACCCCGGATGGGGAGCGGGTGATTTCCGGTTCATGGGACAAGACCCTGAAACTGTGGAATTTGCCCAGGGGGGAATTAGAACAAACCTTCTCCGGTCATAGCTCCTATGTTAATGCCGTAGCGGTGACCCCGGATGGGGAGCGGGTGATTTCCGGTTCATGGGACAAGACCCTAAAACTGTGGAATTTGCACAGTGGGCAAGTGATAGCTAACTTTTCTGGAGACGGTTCTATCCGTTGCTGCGCCCTTTCCCCAGATGGCCAGACCATCATTGCCGGTGAATCATCCGGTCGCATCCATTTCCTACGCCCAGTGGGACTGGAGCCAAACCCATGA
- a CDS encoding transaldolase family protein: MAIYLDSASISDAQTAIQWGWVKGITTNPTLLAKSDSSPEETLTQLAAIAPYELFYQLTASTYEGMLAEAERAYEMIGEKTVLKIPATAIGFQATAKLSPQMNCSVTAIYSAAQAAIAQDAGAKYAIAYVNRATRLLGDGLALVQAMAQVLQGSNTQILAASLKSPDEAASALQAGANVITVPLNLLQEMTTHPLSEQTVVEFNQNGRGMVD; this comes from the coding sequence ATGGCAATTTATCTCGATTCTGCCTCAATTTCTGACGCACAAACCGCGATTCAATGGGGATGGGTGAAGGGAATTACGACCAACCCCACCCTGTTAGCCAAAAGTGACTCATCTCCAGAAGAAACGTTAACCCAATTGGCGGCGATCGCTCCCTACGAATTATTCTATCAACTCACCGCCTCCACCTATGAGGGGATGCTTGCGGAAGCCGAACGGGCCTATGAGATGATTGGCGAAAAAACCGTGTTAAAAATTCCGGCAACGGCGATCGGGTTTCAAGCCACTGCCAAGCTATCGCCACAGATGAACTGTTCCGTTACCGCTATTTATAGTGCAGCACAAGCGGCGATCGCCCAAGATGCCGGAGCCAAATATGCGATCGCCTACGTCAACCGCGCCACCCGACTCCTAGGGGATGGCCTAGCCCTCGTCCAAGCCATGGCTCAAGTTTTACAAGGCAGCAATACCCAAATCCTAGCCGCCAGCCTCAAATCCCCCGACGAAGCCGCATCCGCCCTACAAGCTGGGGCAAACGTGATTACCGTCCCCCTCAATCTTCTACAAGAGATGACCACCCATCCCCTCTCCGAGCAAACCGTCGTTGAATTTAACCAAAACGGGCGGGGAATGGTAGATTAA
- a CDS encoding ATP-binding protein, whose amino-acid sequence MNTASLLAATPREFHAHLRQVLNQFQPRPQVSAAFERFCTRHPRGYFTLIGPPGTGKTALLAHMATTRPLVIYYSAQLPGKAQADTFLHTLCTQLAQIARTHGIPVPDSPRADSSQFAHLLQTLSDHLPPQDKLILALDGCDLIDLRHQPPGTNLFYLPRYLPHRVYVILARRPFLPSQSRILTESPQQRLHLLDDADSTRQAIRAYIDAYFNTHSLPNNPQLYDDLVRLSENNFMFLSQILPSLPQISHPFQPSPPGLVTYYEQHLTQMNLTSSSLKPALLQHLATASDACSAEALATALDEDEYDIETILQEWTPFLQVEEAASEPVYRLYHRHFAQWIGVGRWGDGEMGEWGD is encoded by the coding sequence ATGAACACCGCTTCCCTGCTCGCGGCTACCCCTAGGGAGTTTCACGCCCATCTGCGGCAGGTGCTGAACCAGTTCCAGCCCCGTCCCCAGGTCTCGGCTGCCTTTGAGCGGTTTTGTACCCGCCACCCACGGGGCTACTTCACCCTCATCGGCCCCCCCGGAACCGGTAAAACCGCCCTCCTGGCCCACATGGCCACCACCCGTCCCCTGGTCATCTACTACAGCGCCCAACTGCCGGGAAAAGCCCAAGCCGACACCTTTCTGCATACCCTCTGCACCCAACTGGCCCAAATTGCTCGCACCCACGGCATCCCCGTGCCAGACTCTCCCAGGGCCGACAGTAGCCAGTTTGCCCACCTGCTGCAAACCCTCAGCGACCATCTCCCCCCCCAGGACAAGCTCATCCTGGCCCTAGACGGCTGTGACCTAATTGACCTGCGCCACCAACCCCCCGGCACGAACCTTTTTTATCTGCCCCGCTATCTCCCCCATCGGGTGTATGTCATCCTGGCCCGTCGTCCCTTCCTCCCCAGTCAATCGCGCATTTTAACGGAATCCCCCCAGCAGCGCCTACATCTGCTCGACGATGCCGACAGCACCCGCCAGGCAATCCGCGCCTATATCGATGCTTATTTTAATACCCATTCTCTCCCCAATAACCCCCAACTCTACGACGACCTGGTAAGGTTGAGCGAAAATAATTTCATGTTTCTGAGCCAAATTTTACCAAGTCTTCCGCAAATCTCCCACCCCTTCCAACCCTCTCCACCGGGCTTAGTCACCTACTATGAACAGCACCTCACCCAGATGAACCTCACCTCATCAAGCCTGAAACCGGCGCTCCTCCAGCACCTCGCCACTGCCTCAGATGCCTGCTCTGCGGAAGCCCTAGCCACCGCCCTCGATGAAGACGAGTACGACATCGAGACCATCTTGCAGGAATGGACACCCTTTTTACAGGTGGAAGAAGCAGCCAGTGAACCGGTGTATCGGTTGTATCATCGCCATTTTGCCCAGTGGATTGGGGTAGGGAGATGGGGAGATGGGGAGATGGGGGAATGGGGGGACTAG
- a CDS encoding Crp/Fnr family transcriptional regulator yields the protein MLDLNERLAIVRQVPIFQEIENEEILEHLNAALLELWYPSGHLILDEGRKGGLLYILLSGKVEVVKDRAVLAQLGKGDFFGEMSIFNAAPLSASVRAVDECEVLLLTQQQLYEAIEVSPGVAVYIIRILCRRVNQMNQALSEFQQAQKS from the coding sequence ATGTTAGATCTTAATGAACGTTTGGCGATTGTGCGGCAAGTTCCCATTTTTCAGGAAATTGAGAACGAGGAAATTTTGGAACATCTTAATGCTGCTTTATTGGAGTTATGGTATCCTTCCGGTCATCTGATTCTGGATGAAGGGCGCAAGGGAGGATTGCTGTATATTCTGTTGTCGGGGAAAGTTGAAGTCGTGAAGGATCGTGCCGTGTTAGCCCAACTGGGTAAGGGAGATTTTTTCGGCGAGATGTCGATTTTCAATGCGGCTCCCCTGTCGGCTTCTGTGCGGGCGGTGGATGAGTGCGAGGTGTTGTTGTTAACTCAGCAACAGTTGTATGAGGCGATCGAGGTTTCCCCAGGGGTGGCTGTTTATATTATCCGCATTTTGTGTAGGCGGGTGAATCAGATGAATCAAGCGTTATCGGAGTTTCAACAGGCTCAGAAATCTTAA